One part of the Solanum dulcamara chromosome 8, daSolDulc1.2, whole genome shotgun sequence genome encodes these proteins:
- the LOC129900735 gene encoding transcription factor MYB4-like, with protein MDYVKKGAWSPEEDKKLIDYITKYRIWNWSQMPKFAGLSRSGKSCRLRWVNYLRPDLKRGPFSLEETQTIIRMYQSLGNRWSAIAKEIPGRTDNEIKNFYHTHLKKHLGGTKVNNVQVKPKSRSKKVEKAKQIEMGQKKPLLTTCPIKDPNDQSLDFTKSSSSNYITFDENYGISDFLETSDQENNVTSVVNQVHDENIVILESNPDSTSPSNIDLYVKDFMNVISHSSNVDFWLELYMATDNLRG; from the exons ATGGATTATGTAAAGAAGGGTGCATGGTCTCCTGAAGAAGACAAAAAATTGATTGATTATATCACGAAATATCGCATTTGGAATTGGAGCCAGATGCCAAAATTTGCAG GGCTATCAAGAAGTGGAAAGAGTTGTAGACTGAGATGGGTCAACTATCTGAGGCCTGATCTAAAGAGAGGACCATTTAGCCTTGAAGAAACTCAAACAATCATCAGAATGTATCAATCACTTGGTAACAG GTGGTCAGCTATAGCTAAAGAAATTCCTGGAAGAACAGATAACGAAATCAAGAATTTCTATCACACACATTTAAAGAAGCACCTTGGTGGGACAAAAGTTAATAATGTTCAAGTGAAACCTAAATCAAGGTCCAAAAAGGTGGAGAAAGCTAAACAAATAGAGATGGGTCAGAAGAAGCCTTTGTTAACAACTTGTCCAATAAAAGATCCTAATGATCAATCACTTGATTTCACCAAGTCATCCTCCTCCAACTACATCACATTTGATGAAAATTATGGAATTTCAGATTTCTTAGAAACATCGGATCAAGAGAACAATGTTACTTCAGTTGTCAATCAAGTTCATGATGAAAACATAGTTATATTGGAGAGTAATCCAGACAGTACATCACCATCAAATATCGATTTGTACGTAAAAGATTTCATGAATGTGATTAGTCATTCATCTAATGTGGATTTCTGGTTGGAGCTATATATGGCAACGGACAATCTGAGAGGCTGA